The Hujiaoplasma nucleasis DNA window GTTGCAATTGCTCCTAATTTTGTAGGACCAAATGCTTATGAAAACGGTGTTTTAGCAGCTCATTATGTTGGACAACAACTTGGTGGTGCTAGCGCTGAAGGTCAAGTCGCAATCGTTACAGGCATGTCAGGAGCTTTTGCTGCTAGACAAAGAACTGCTGGTTTCAAAGAAACATTAGAAGCAAACTATCCTGGTATCGTTGTTGTTGAAGAACAAACAGCTAACTGGTCAAGAGAAGAAGCTAGAAACTTAGCTAACACATGGTTTACAACTTATGATGGTTCAACACCTGAAAAAACTTTAGATGCAATTTTTGCTAATAATGATACAATGGCTTTAGGTATTGTTGAAGCTAACGAATCTAATGCTAATGTTGATCCAATCATCGTTGGTGTTGATGGAATCTCTGAAGCATATGATGCTATCCGTGAAGGTAAATTAGATGCTACAGTAGATAGTTTCCCATTATTCAAAGGTCAAATCGCAGTTGAAATGGCAATTAGAATTTTAGCTGGACAAGATGTTCCGCGTGTTGTTCATACACCACAAGCTTTAATCACTATTGACAATGTTGATCAATCAGCAGAAACAATTATCGCTTGGACAGATCCTGAAATAGAAGAATAAGATTTTAGATAATACGTATGAATTTATGGTAGAATAGACTTGTTTTATTCTACCATAATTCTTATGAATGATAGAGGTGGCAAATAATGAGTGAATATATTGAATTCAAGAATATCTCAAAAAGTTTTGGTAAAATTGAAGTCCTTCATGACATTAGTTTTTCTATCAAACAAGGGGAAATACATGCCTTGTTAGGAGAAAATGGTGCTGGAAAGTCAACTTTATTAAATATTTTTCATGGTGTCTACCAAGATTATACTGGTGAGATCTTTTATAATCATGAACCTGTTAGGTTTAAGTCAGTTTTTGATGCGAATCAAGCTGGTATTGCTAAAGTACATCAAGAGATCAATTTGGTTAATGAGTTAACTGTAGGAGAAAATATAGCATTAGGTCAAGAAGATTCTAAAGGTATTTTTATTGATCGTAAGAAAATTGATGTTAAAGCTAACGAAATACTAGATGAATTAGGTTGTGTTTTTAGATCGAGAACCAAAGTTGCTTCTTTAACTGCTGGTGAAAAACAAATGGTATTGATTGCTAAGGCTTTATATGCTAACGCCAATACAATTTCATTTGATGAACCTACGGCTGCATTAAGTAATAATGAGATTGATCATTTCTTTGCTACAGTAAAGAAGTTAAAAGCTAAAGGGGTTACCATCATCTATGTATCCCATAGACTAGCAGAGATATTTCAAATTTGTGATCGGGTAACTGTATTTTTAGATGGTAAATATGTGGATACTTACGATGCAAAGACCATTAGTAAAGAAAAGTTAATTCATTCTATGGTAGGGCGAGATGTTGAGATGTTTGCTCAAAGAAAAATGCCTAAGTTATATACAGATGAAGTTGCAATTAAAGTTGAAGATTTACATAAGGATAAAGTATTTACAGGTATTAACTTTCAAGTAAGAAAAGGTGAAATATTTGGTCTATACGGGCTTGTTGGTTCAAAAAGAACTGATGTTGTCAGAGCTATTTTTGGTGCAGAAGAAAATGTATCCGGAAATATTTATATAGATGGAGAGTTAAGACATATTCACTCGACATCTGATGCCATTAAATATGGTATAGGTTTGGTTCCAGAAGAACGCAAATCACAGGGATTTATTAAGGTTTTTAATAACAGTGAAAACATCACATTAACTGATGTTGATAGATACGTTGAACACTTTATTATTAATGATAAAAAGAAACGTCTTAGTTCAGAAGATTACATTGAAAAACTCAATGTTCATCCTAGAGATTCTAGAAAAATGACCGCTACTTTAAGTGGTGGTAATCAACAAAAAGTAGTCATTGCTAAATGGCTTCATAGGAACTCTAATATATTAATTTTAGATGAACCTACCAAGGGTATTGATGTAGGTGCTAAAGAAGAAATTTATAACCTTTTAGAAGAATTAGCTTCTCAAGGTAAAACGATTATTATTGTGTCTTCAGAGTTGCCTGAAATTGTAGGTTTATGTGATACAGTCATGGTAATGTCAGAAGGAAAACAAGTTGCTCTATTGAAAGAAGAGCATATCAATGAAAAAGAAATATTAAAATTTGCATTAGGCGGTGACTCTGATGAGTAAAGTGAAATCATTTTTAAAAAATAAATTTTCATTAGTAAATATTAAGAATGCTGTTGAATCAAGAGAAGGTCTTTTGATTATTTCCATTCTATTGATATTTGTTGTATTTACAATTATCGATCCAATTTATATATATCCAAGAAATATGGTCAATATTTTAGAACAATCTGTCGTTAACGGTTTCTTGGCAGTTGGTATTACCTTCGCCATTGTCTTGGCTGGTATTGATTTATCGATTGGTTCTATTTATGCCCTAGCTATTGTTTTTGTTTCTAAATTCTTAGTGGCGGGTGTTAATCCATTTATAGCTATTATATTAGGGATAATTATTGGTGCCATTTTTGGTGGGTTTAACGGATTATTAATATCTAAATTAAAGTTGCAACCTTTTATCGCAACACTAGGTACCATGAGTGTATATAGGGGGATTGCTTATATCGTAACTCAAGGGAATCCTGTTTTAGGTATTCCAGATAATTATAGATCTATCTTAAATTCAAATACCTTTGGGTCAATCATTCCTGTTTCTATTTTCATTTTAATTGCCTTTGTGATTTTAACACAAATCATATTAAAGAAAACCAAACCAGGGACCTACATATATTCTGTAGGTGGTAATGAAGAATCTGCTTTCTTATCAGGTATTAAAATTGATAGAATTAAAATATTAGGTTATGCTTTTTCTGGTATTGGTGGAGCTATTGCTGGTATGGTATTACTTGCTCAATTAGGAACTGGAGAACCTATAGCTGGGACTGGCGCTGAATTAAATGCCATTGCAGCTACAGCCATTGGTGGGACTAGTTTGGCAGGTGGTAAGGGTTCACCTGTTGCTGCATTCTTAGGGGCTATATTACTATCTGCTTTAAAAGTTGGTTTGATTGTTGCTATGGTACCAACTTTCTGGCAATATGTTGCGACTGGTGCTATTATTATTGTAGCTGCTTCAGTTGAAATTATTCAAAAACGATTAAAAAGAGCGACGACTTAAGGAGATAAAATGAAAAACAAGTATGTTTCAGTGATTGGAAGTCTAAATTATGATTTTTTCTTAAAAGTGAATAGATTGCCAAAACCTGGTGAAAATATGCATGCTAAAGATCTTAAGTTTTCTTGTGGAGGTAAAGGCGCAAATCAAGCTTACCAAATGGGTAAACTGGGTTTAAATGTCTACATGATTGGTTGTGTAGGCGATGATGAGTATGGAGATAAATGTATCCAAAGTTTAAATGATGCTAAGGTCAATACTTCATTCATAAGAAGAGTTCATTGTAATACTGGTTTAGGCTTTGTAAGTGTTCAAGAAGATGGTGAAGTATCTGCCATCCTTGATGAAGGTGCCAATGCTTTTGTGAGCATTGATATGATTAAAGCCTTATATGATCATATATTTAATAGTGAGTATGTTGTATTACAAATGGAAATTCCAATGGAAACCATAAAGTACATCATCAAAGAAGCTGAGAAACATGATGTTAAAATTGTTTTAAATCCTGCACCTGCTCAAGAACTTGAAGAAAAATACTTAAATAAAGTTCATTATTTGATTGTCAATGAAGTTGAAGCTGGCTTTTATTTAGGTGAAAACTATAGTGATGAAGAACTTTTAGAACATGGTTTTGATTTAAGAAAAAAAGTTAAATCCGGATTGATATTGACTTTAGGTTCTAAAGGCAGTTATTATATAGATGAATATAGAACATTTATTCCTATTGTAAAAGCAAAGGCTGTCGATTCGACAGGCGCTGGGGATTCTTATATAGGATCATTCGTCTACGGTTTGTTTAATGGTTATACACCTGTTGAGTCTTGTCAACTAGGCGCAAGGTCTTCTGCTCAAACTGTTGAAGCTTTTGGAAGAGAATCAATGCCATCTATGTTAAAATAATAACTGAGGTGAGAATAATGTTACCCTATGAAAGAAAAAAAGTCATTGAAGAATTTTTAGAAAAAAATGGAGAGACTACTATTGATGATATTTGTGATATCACAAAAGATGTCTCAGTATCAACCATTCGTAGAGATTTAAAAACCTTAGAAAATGAAGGTGTTATTTCTGTCTATTATGGTGGTATTGTTAAATTGAATCAGTACTCAACTGAGCAAAAAATTGAAAGTAAGAGACTAACCAATATTGAAGCTAAAAAAAGTATTGCTAAGTATGCAGCTTCTTTAGTAAAGCCTGATGAAACGATTTTTCTTGATTCAGGGTCGACAGTGGCTGAAATGATTCATCATTTAGACCGATCTGTCAAGGTTATTACAACTTCCTTAGATATTGTGATGAACAATAAGAATAATTTAGAAATTCATCTTTTGGGTGGTAAGGTTTCAGATGTTAGAAATTCTGTTTATGGTATAACAACCATTGATCAAGTTTCTGATTTTATATTTGAAAAAGCATTTCTTGGTGCTAATGGTATTGGTGAAAAACATGGAATTACAACACCATCTACTGAGGAATCTATGTTAAAGAAAAAAATCATTCAAAATTCTTCAAAAGTTTACTTTTTAATAGATAGTTCTAAAATAGGTAATTACTCTAATTGTAAAATTTCTAAAATCGATGAGAATTATGTGATTATGGAAAGTAAAAATCAATTGACAGAGATTTATAAGAATATTCTTTGTCCAGAAGACTAGGAGTGTGAATGATGAAATATTTTGCGACATCAATGATGTGTGTGGATTACTTTAACTTAAAAGATCAAATTAAGATTATAGAAAAACACACAGACTACTATCATATTGATATAATGGATGGTCATTTTGTTCCAAATTTAGCCTTATCTTTTGATTTCATTAAACAGTTAAGAGCTTATACAAATAAAGCAATCGATGCTCATTTAATGATGACAGATCCTGAAAAATTCATTGACCTCTTAATGGAATTAAAAGTAGACTATATCTCTTTACATCCAAAAACAATTGAAAAAGATGTATTTAGAATTATCAAGAAACTTAAGGAAAATCATATTAAATTTGGTATAGTCTTAAGTCCAAGTATGGGTTTAGATGATATATATTATTATCGTCATCATGTAGATAAAATAACAGTGATGACAGTTGAACCAGGTTTTGCAGGTCAAAAAGTGATACCTGAAGCTATTGATAAAATAAAAGAAGTGTTTGAATATAGAAAACAACACCAATTAGATTTTTTAATTGAAGTGGATGGTTCTAATAACTTTGAAACCTTTGAAGATTATTATAAAAATGGTACAGATATATTCATCTTAGGATCAACATTATTTAAAGAAGAAGATTTAAATCAATCTTATCAAAATATCAAAGATTATATTGGACGTATCCATGACTAAAGTATTGGGTATAGATATAGGTGGAACCCATTTAAGATGGGGTATAGTTGAAGATAAGAATGTGCTTTGTGTTGAAAAAATAAAAAGCAAAGATATTGATGATTTTGTTGAATATATTTCAAAGATTGCTTTAGACCATCCTGAGATTGATGTTATTAGTATTGGTATACCTGGAATAGTTAATAATCATAAAATAATGAATGTCCCTAATGTTGAGAAATTAAATGTTTATGATTTAAAGGATCAAATAGAAGAAAGAACTAAAAAATTAGTCCTAATTCATAGAGATGTTAGATTATTGTTTGCTTATGATTTAGAACGTTTATCTTTAGAGGATAAGCCTTATGTTTTAGCCTTCTATTTAGGAACAGGTATTGGAAACGTGATAAAAGTTGAGGGACAAATTGTTAAAGGTAGACATGGTTTTTCTGCTGAATTAGGTCATATTCCAATTACTGGAAACGATAAAATATGTGGATGTGGTAAGGTGGGTTGTGCAGAAACTATTGTTTCTGGTAAGGCCTTATTAGAACTCTTCCATAGTAAAAAATTATCTGGTGACTTTAGTGATATTTTTATACAACATAAAAATCATCCTTTAATTCATGAATTTATTGAGGCTTTTGCTAGAATCATTGCGATTGAAATGAATATTCTAGATGCTACGACCTTGATTATCGGTGGTGGTGTCGCTAATATGATTGGTTTTCCTCAAGGAAAATTAAATCGTCTCTTAGCATCACACTTAAGATCTGAGGAGTTAATAGCTGGTTTGAATATTCATTATGTGGATGATTCGCCCATGAATTCTATGATTGGCGCCTCTTTAATAGCAAAGGAGTATATAAATGAAAATAGCCATAGGTAGCGATCATACTGCCGTTGATTTAAAAAGTGAAATCATTGATTATTTAAAATCATTGAATATAGATGTTATTGATTGTGGTCCACAATCAAAAGAAAGAACCCATTATCCAATCTATGCACATGAAGTATCTACATTGGTTCAAGATCAGAAAGTCGAATACGGTATTTTGATTTGTGGAACAGGTGTAGGGATGAGTATAGCAGCCAATAAACATAAGGGTATAAGGGCTGTTGTATGTAGCGATACTTTTAGTGCTAAAGCTTCTAAACAGCATAATGATTCAAATGTGCTTTGTTTTGGTGCTAGGGTTGTTGGAACTGAATTGGCAAAGGATATAGTAGAAAGTTTTTTAAAAGCAAGTTACGAAGGCGGAAGACATCAACAAAGAGTTGATATGTTGAATGAATTAGATCATAGTTTGTAACCCCCTCTCCTTGTAGAATTTATATAAGTTGATTCATTCAACCCAATTCTTTTATTGATTACCCAGTATAATTTATACTGGGTTTTTTTAAAGAAATTAAATTTATACTTGAAATATTTTCTACATCCGATATAATTTTTAGTGTTACTTAAATAATAATTACGAAGAAAGGATATTACATTATGGAAAAAGTACTTACATCAAGAAGAACAATTATGAACATTGAATACAAGAATGACAATAGTGGTCAGTATCGCTTGACCCTAATAGACGGCAATGAATATCTTGCTGATAGATTAGGTGATCATTTTTATGTTCACACTGATAATGAAAATTTAATCAAAGAACTTACAAAGTTTAACGTTGAGGAAGATATCTTTGAATTTGGAGATGAATATTTTCACTTCCGTTCTACCACTAGGGATGATATTATAGCATTTATGAAAAGCTATAATACCATGAGAAATGAACCTGAATTAGCAGAAGAGTACATAACAAAAGCGAACTGTAAAGATTCACACTTGTTATTGGTTGAGGTTTTTGGAGAAACCGTTGGTTTTATTAAATACATAGTTCACCAAGGTCAAATGGTAGTTAAATTTTATTTTTCTTCAAATAAGAACCATATTATCAATCCCTATGTATGGCAAATATTTGAGAAAAAAATGATCGAAATTCATCAAGTGAGCCAATTTGAAGCTGATGTTGATAAATTTGATGAAAAAACCATCGCTTTACATAAGGCTATAGGTTTTGTTGATTCAGATAAGGAAGATGAAGAAATTGAATTAGAAACTGATTATAAATTAGTAATTACAACTTTAATTAAAAAGATATAAATTTAATATATGATATGGAGGTCATTATGCTGATTAGTAAGTCAAATTATGTTTCATATCATCAATGCCCAAAACAATTTTACTTAGAGAAACATAACAAGGATGTTTCTCTTTTTTCTATGTCTTTAAAAAGACGAATTAGAATGGGTAATGATGTTGGTTTATTAGCTAAATCAATGTTTTCAGGTATCAAAGAAGTTGACTATGGAGAGTCTAAAGCTATGTCTAAAAAGACAAAATCTCTCATTGATTTAAAGGTTCCCTATATTTCTGAAGCTGCTTTTTATATCAATGATTTATTTTGCGCAGTTGATATTTTACAAGTTCAAGACCAAGGTCTCATCATTTATGAAGTTAAATCATCAAGTAAGATTAAAAAGGATTATTACAAAGATTTAGCTTTTCAAACCCATGTGATTCAAGCTGCAGGCTATAAGGTTTTAGATGCATTTGTTATCTATGTAAATAAAAATTATGTGAGAGAAGATCAGATAGATTTAAATTCATTTTTTATAATTGAATCTGTATTAGATCAACTTGATAATCATTTACTTCATGTAAAAAAAGATGTAGATAAAATGCGTGCTATGGATGAAGAACCTGAATTTAGTCCCGTAAGTCATTGTTCTAATTGTTCTTTCAATCATTATTGTTATCAAGATATGCCTAAAGATTCTATCTTTAATTTATATGGCTTTAGAGCAAGTAAAGCCTACCATGATGGCATGAGAAATTTTCAAGATTTATTAGACAATCAAGTATCCTTGACCATAAAACAAAAAAGACAAATAGATCATTTCTATTTAGATCAAGCAATGTATATAGATCATTTAAGTCTATTTGATTTTCTTAATCAAATGATTTATCCTCTATATTTCCTTGATTTTGAAACTCTAGATTTTGTGATTCCTAACTTTAAAGGCTCTAAAGTCAACCAAAGATTACCTTATCAAGCATCTATTCATTATTTGAATCAAAACCATTCTCAATTAATACACGAGGATATATTGGTATTACCTGATCAAGACCCAAGAGAAAGAATGATTGATTTCTTAATAAAGAATCTAGGTGTTAAAGGAC harbors:
- a CDS encoding ABC transporter permease is translated as MKNAVESREGLLIISILLIFVVFTIIDPIYIYPRNMVNILEQSVVNGFLAVGITFAIVLAGIDLSIGSIYALAIVFVSKFLVAGVNPFIAIILGIIIGAIFGGFNGLLISKLKLQPFIATLGTMSVYRGIAYIVTQGNPVLGIPDNYRSILNSNTFGSIIPVSIFILIAFVILTQIILKKTKPGTYIYSVGGNEESAFLSGIKIDRIKILGYAFSGIGGAIAGMVLLAQLGTGEPIAGTGAELNAIAATAIGGTSLAGGKGSPVAAFLGAILLSALKVGLIVAMVPTFWQYVATGAIIIVAASVEIIQKRLKRATT
- a CDS encoding sugar ABC transporter ATP-binding protein, yielding MSEYIEFKNISKSFGKIEVLHDISFSIKQGEIHALLGENGAGKSTLLNIFHGVYQDYTGEIFYNHEPVRFKSVFDANQAGIAKVHQEINLVNELTVGENIALGQEDSKGIFIDRKKIDVKANEILDELGCVFRSRTKVASLTAGEKQMVLIAKALYANANTISFDEPTAALSNNEIDHFFATVKKLKAKGVTIIYVSHRLAEIFQICDRVTVFLDGKYVDTYDAKTISKEKLIHSMVGRDVEMFAQRKMPKLYTDEVAIKVEDLHKDKVFTGINFQVRKGEIFGLYGLVGSKRTDVVRAIFGAEENVSGNIYIDGELRHIHSTSDAIKYGIGLVPEERKSQGFIKVFNNSENITLTDVDRYVEHFIINDKKKRLSSEDYIEKLNVHPRDSRKMTATLSGGNQQKVVIAKWLHRNSNILILDEPTKGIDVGAKEEIYNLLEELASQGKTIIIVSSELPEIVGLCDTVMVMSEGKQVALLKEEHINEKEILKFALGGDSDE
- the alsK gene encoding allose kinase → MTKVLGIDIGGTHLRWGIVEDKNVLCVEKIKSKDIDDFVEYISKIALDHPEIDVISIGIPGIVNNHKIMNVPNVEKLNVYDLKDQIEERTKKLVLIHRDVRLLFAYDLERLSLEDKPYVLAFYLGTGIGNVIKVEGQIVKGRHGFSAELGHIPITGNDKICGCGKVGCAETIVSGKALLELFHSKKLSGDFSDIFIQHKNHPLIHEFIEAFARIIAIEMNILDATTLIIGGGVANMIGFPQGKLNRLLASHLRSEELIAGLNIHYVDDSPMNSMIGASLIAKEYINENSHR
- a CDS encoding ribulose-phosphate 3-epimerase — encoded protein: MMKYFATSMMCVDYFNLKDQIKIIEKHTDYYHIDIMDGHFVPNLALSFDFIKQLRAYTNKAIDAHLMMTDPEKFIDLLMELKVDYISLHPKTIEKDVFRIIKKLKENHIKFGIVLSPSMGLDDIYYYRHHVDKITVMTVEPGFAGQKVIPEAIDKIKEVFEYRKQHQLDFLIEVDGSNNFETFEDYYKNGTDIFILGSTLFKEEDLNQSYQNIKDYIGRIHD
- a CDS encoding DeoR/GlpR family DNA-binding transcription regulator; this encodes MLPYERKKVIEEFLEKNGETTIDDICDITKDVSVSTIRRDLKTLENEGVISVYYGGIVKLNQYSTEQKIESKRLTNIEAKKSIAKYAASLVKPDETIFLDSGSTVAEMIHHLDRSVKVITTSLDIVMNNKNNLEIHLLGGKVSDVRNSVYGITTIDQVSDFIFEKAFLGANGIGEKHGITTPSTEESMLKKKIIQNSSKVYFLIDSSKIGNYSNCKISKIDENYVIMESKNQLTEIYKNILCPED
- a CDS encoding ribokinase; this translates as MKNKYVSVIGSLNYDFFLKVNRLPKPGENMHAKDLKFSCGGKGANQAYQMGKLGLNVYMIGCVGDDEYGDKCIQSLNDAKVNTSFIRRVHCNTGLGFVSVQEDGEVSAILDEGANAFVSIDMIKALYDHIFNSEYVVLQMEIPMETIKYIIKEAEKHDVKIVLNPAPAQELEEKYLNKVHYLIVNEVEAGFYLGENYSDEELLEHGFDLRKKVKSGLILTLGSKGSYYIDEYRTFIPIVKAKAVDSTGAGDSYIGSFVYGLFNGYTPVESCQLGARSSAQTVEAFGRESMPSMLK
- the rpiB gene encoding ribose 5-phosphate isomerase B, producing the protein MKIAIGSDHTAVDLKSEIIDYLKSLNIDVIDCGPQSKERTHYPIYAHEVSTLVQDQKVEYGILICGTGVGMSIAANKHKGIRAVVCSDTFSAKASKQHNDSNVLCFGARVVGTELAKDIVESFLKASYEGGRHQQRVDMLNELDHSL
- a CDS encoding substrate-binding domain-containing protein, producing the protein MKKVLGLFIVLFAVFALAACGGEEREPIPTANPEGFNPDTNTDAVNYYDLREDLGAVPLLEGEYTFGGVAKAFENEYWRTLKTGMETGAAKFYEGGINVTIDMRSALGEGDQTGQLAIVQDMITRDYDAILVSPITDGNLVPGVEDALEAGIPVVNVNDGIVAIAPNFVGPNAYENGVLAAHYVGQQLGGASAEGQVAIVTGMSGAFAARQRTAGFKETLEANYPGIVVVEEQTANWSREEARNLANTWFTTYDGSTPEKTLDAIFANNDTMALGIVEANESNANVDPIIVGVDGISEAYDAIREGKLDATVDSFPLFKGQIAVEMAIRILAGQDVPRVVHTPQALITIDNVDQSAETIIAWTDPEIEE
- a CDS encoding DUF2779 domain-containing protein, giving the protein MLISKSNYVSYHQCPKQFYLEKHNKDVSLFSMSLKRRIRMGNDVGLLAKSMFSGIKEVDYGESKAMSKKTKSLIDLKVPYISEAAFYINDLFCAVDILQVQDQGLIIYEVKSSSKIKKDYYKDLAFQTHVIQAAGYKVLDAFVIYVNKNYVREDQIDLNSFFIIESVLDQLDNHLLHVKKDVDKMRAMDEEPEFSPVSHCSNCSFNHYCYQDMPKDSIFNLYGFRASKAYHDGMRNFQDLLDNQVSLTIKQKRQIDHFYLDQAMYIDHLSLFDFLNQMIYPLYFLDFETLDFVIPNFKGSKVNQRLPYQASIHYLNQNHSQLIHEDILVLPDQDPRERMIDFLIKNLGVKGHIMVYNQSFEKSIIKDLANQYPQYKKALLDINQRIIDLYDVFKEGMVYMKEFEGSFSIKSVYPALCQSDSYEKLDQVHHGVEAMEGLERLSHLQGEEQGKLIKDLKAYCRLDTLSMVQIYVKLLELING